A single window of Sphaerodactylus townsendi isolate TG3544 linkage group LG05, MPM_Stown_v2.3, whole genome shotgun sequence DNA harbors:
- the FUBP1 gene encoding far upstream element-binding protein 1 isoform X5, translated as MADYSTVPPPSSGAPGGGGGGGGGVNDAFKDALQRARQIAAKIGGESGTSVNSNDYGYGGQKRPLEDGDQPEPKKVAPPNNDSFGSQLPPMHQQQRSVMTEEYKVPDGMVGFIIGRGGEQISRIQQESGCKIQIAPDSGGLPERSCMLTGTPESVQSAKRLLDQIVEKGRPTPGFHHGDGPGNAVQELMIPASKAGLVIGKGGETIKQLQERAGVKMVMIQDGPQNTGADKPLRITGDPYKVQQAKEMVLDLIRDQGGFREVRNEYGSRIGGNEGLDVPIPRFAVGIVIGRNGEMIKKIQNDAGVRIQFKPDDGTTPDRIAQITGPPDRCQHAAEIITDLLRSVQAGNPGGPGPGGRGRGRGQGNWNMGPPGGLQEFNFIVPTGKTGLIIGKGGETIKSISQQSGARIELQRNPPPNADPNMKLFTIRGTPQQIDYARQLIEEKIGGPVNPLGPPVPHGPHGVVPGPHGPPGPPPGAPMGPYNPAPYTPGPPGPAPHGPPAPYAPQGWGNAYPHWQPPNPPDPGKPTDPNSAAWAAYYAHYYQQQAQPPPAAPPSAPPATQTNGQGDQPNQAPAGQVDYTKAWEEYYKKMGQAVPAPAGAPPAGQPDYSAAWAEYYRQQAAYYAQTSPQGMPQHPPAPQGQ; from the exons ATTGCAGCCAAAATTGGAGGTGAATCAGGGACATCGGTGAATTCAAATGATTACGGTTATGGGGGACAGAAAAGGCCTCTTGAAGATGGAG ATCAACCTGAGCCTAAGAAAGTTGCTCCTCCAAATAATGATT CTTTTGGAAGTCAGTTACCACCTATGCATCAGCAACAGAG GTCTGTAATGACAGAAGAATATAAAGTTCCTGATGGCATGGTTGGATTCA TAATTGGTAGAGGAGGAGAACAAATTTCCCGTATACAACAAGAATCTGGATGCAAAATACAGATTGCACCTG ATAGTGGAGGTCTTCCTGAAAGATCTTGCATGTTAACTGGGACTCCAGAATCCGTGCA gtCTGCAAAACGGTTACTTGACCAAATAGTTGAAAAAGGAAGACCCACACCAGGATTCCATCATGGTGATGGTCCAGGAAATGCCGTCCAGGAACTTATGATTCCAGCTAGCAAAGCAGGATTGGTTATTGGGAAAGGTGGAGAAACAATAAAACAGCTTCAG GAGCGAGCTGGAGTTAAGATGGTTATGATTCAAGATGGTCCACAGAACACTGGAGCAGATAAACCTCTGAGGATCACAGGAGATCCTTACAAAGTTCAA CAAGCAAAGGAGATGGTTTTAGACCTAATTCGTGATCAAGGTGGTTTTAGAGAAGTACGCAATGAATATGGGTCAAGAATAGGAGGAAACGAAGGACTAGAT GTCCCAATACCACGATTTGCTGTTGGCATTGTAATTGGAAGAAATGGAGAAATGATTAAAAAGATACAGAACGATGCTGGTGTCAGGATCCAGTTTAAACCAG ATGATGGAACAACTCCAGACAGAATAGCTCAAATTACTGGACCTCCAGATAGATGCCAACATGCAGCAGAAATTATTACAGATCTTCTTCGAAGTGTTCAG gCTGGCAATCCTGGTGGTCCAGGGCCTGGTGGTCGTGGAAGAGGTAGAGGACAAGGAAACTGGAATATGGGGCCTCCTGGTGGACTGCAAGAATTTAATTTTATTGTTCCCACTGGAAAAACTGGATTAATTATTGGAAAAG GTGGTGAAACTATTAAGAGTATCAGCCAACAATCTGGTGCTAGAATTGAACTTCAGAGAAACCCTCCACCAAATGCAGATCCCAACATGAAATTGTTCACTATTCGGGGGACACCACAGCAGATTGATTATGCTCGACAGCTTATAGAAGAGAAGATTGGC GGTCCAGTGAATCCTTTGGGTCCTCCTGTGCCGCATGGTCCTCATGGTGTTGTTCCTGGCCCACATGGGCCTCCTGGGCCTCCTCCTGGTGCCCCCATGGGACCTTACAATCCTGCTCCTTATACTCCTGGCCCTCCTGGTCCAGCACCTCA TGGCCCTCCAGCACCATATGCTCCACAAGGCTGGGGTAATGCTTATCCACACTGGCAGCCACCAAATCCTCCTGATCCAG GTAAGCCAACAGATCCTAATTCAGCAGCATGGGCAGCCTATTATGCTCACTACTATCAGCAACAAGCGCAGCCACCACCTGCAGCTCCACCTAGTGCACCACCAGCCACGCAGACCAATGGACAAG GAGATCAGCCAAATCAAGCACCAGCAGGGCAGGTAGATTACACCAAGGCATGGGAAGAGTACTATAAAAAAATGG GTCAGGCAGTTCCAGCTCCAGCGGGGGCACCACCAGCAGGTCAGCCTGATTATAGTGCAGCATGGGCCGAATACTATAGACAGCAGGCAGCCTATTATGCCCAGACAAGTCCACAAGGAATGCCGCAACATCCTCCAGCACCCCAG GGCCAATAA
- the FUBP1 gene encoding far upstream element-binding protein 1 isoform X4 has translation MADYSTIAAKIGGESGTSVNSNDYGYGGQKRPLEDGDGSWTSPSSTTHWEGMPSPFKDQPEPKKVAPPNNDSFGSQLPPMHQQQRSVMTEEYKVPDGMVGFIIGRGGEQISRIQQESGCKIQIAPDSGGLPERSCMLTGTPESVQSAKRLLDQIVEKGRPTPGFHHGDGPGNAVQELMIPASKAGLVIGKGGETIKQLQERAGVKMVMIQDGPQNTGADKPLRITGDPYKVQQAKEMVLDLIRDQGGFREVRNEYGSRIGGNEGLDVPIPRFAVGIVIGRNGEMIKKIQNDAGVRIQFKPDDGTTPDRIAQITGPPDRCQHAAEIITDLLRSVQAGNPGGPGPGGRGRGRGQGNWNMGPPGGLQEFNFIVPTGKTGLIIGKGGETIKSISQQSGARIELQRNPPPNADPNMKLFTIRGTPQQIDYARQLIEEKIGGPVNPLGPPVPHGPHGVVPGPHGPPGPPPGAPMGPYNPAPYTPGPPGPAPHGPPAPYAPQGWGNAYPHWQPPNPPDPGKPTDPNSAAWAAYYAHYYQQQAQPPPAAPPSAPPATQTNGQGDQPNQAPAGQVDYTKAWEEYYKKMGQQGQPQDYSKAWEEYYKKQGQAVPAPAGAPPAGQPDYSAAWAEYYRQQAAYYAQTSPQGMPQHPPAPQGQ, from the exons ATTGCAGCCAAAATTGGAGGTGAATCAGGGACATCGGTGAATTCAAATGATTACGGTTATGGGGGACAGAAAAGGCCTCTTGAAGATGGAG ATGGCTCTTGGACAAGTCCGAGCAGTACAACACACTGGGAGGGAATGCCCTCTCCTTTTAAAG ATCAACCTGAGCCTAAGAAAGTTGCTCCTCCAAATAATGATT CTTTTGGAAGTCAGTTACCACCTATGCATCAGCAACAGAG GTCTGTAATGACAGAAGAATATAAAGTTCCTGATGGCATGGTTGGATTCA TAATTGGTAGAGGAGGAGAACAAATTTCCCGTATACAACAAGAATCTGGATGCAAAATACAGATTGCACCTG ATAGTGGAGGTCTTCCTGAAAGATCTTGCATGTTAACTGGGACTCCAGAATCCGTGCA gtCTGCAAAACGGTTACTTGACCAAATAGTTGAAAAAGGAAGACCCACACCAGGATTCCATCATGGTGATGGTCCAGGAAATGCCGTCCAGGAACTTATGATTCCAGCTAGCAAAGCAGGATTGGTTATTGGGAAAGGTGGAGAAACAATAAAACAGCTTCAG GAGCGAGCTGGAGTTAAGATGGTTATGATTCAAGATGGTCCACAGAACACTGGAGCAGATAAACCTCTGAGGATCACAGGAGATCCTTACAAAGTTCAA CAAGCAAAGGAGATGGTTTTAGACCTAATTCGTGATCAAGGTGGTTTTAGAGAAGTACGCAATGAATATGGGTCAAGAATAGGAGGAAACGAAGGACTAGAT GTCCCAATACCACGATTTGCTGTTGGCATTGTAATTGGAAGAAATGGAGAAATGATTAAAAAGATACAGAACGATGCTGGTGTCAGGATCCAGTTTAAACCAG ATGATGGAACAACTCCAGACAGAATAGCTCAAATTACTGGACCTCCAGATAGATGCCAACATGCAGCAGAAATTATTACAGATCTTCTTCGAAGTGTTCAG gCTGGCAATCCTGGTGGTCCAGGGCCTGGTGGTCGTGGAAGAGGTAGAGGACAAGGAAACTGGAATATGGGGCCTCCTGGTGGACTGCAAGAATTTAATTTTATTGTTCCCACTGGAAAAACTGGATTAATTATTGGAAAAG GTGGTGAAACTATTAAGAGTATCAGCCAACAATCTGGTGCTAGAATTGAACTTCAGAGAAACCCTCCACCAAATGCAGATCCCAACATGAAATTGTTCACTATTCGGGGGACACCACAGCAGATTGATTATGCTCGACAGCTTATAGAAGAGAAGATTGGC GGTCCAGTGAATCCTTTGGGTCCTCCTGTGCCGCATGGTCCTCATGGTGTTGTTCCTGGCCCACATGGGCCTCCTGGGCCTCCTCCTGGTGCCCCCATGGGACCTTACAATCCTGCTCCTTATACTCCTGGCCCTCCTGGTCCAGCACCTCA TGGCCCTCCAGCACCATATGCTCCACAAGGCTGGGGTAATGCTTATCCACACTGGCAGCCACCAAATCCTCCTGATCCAG GTAAGCCAACAGATCCTAATTCAGCAGCATGGGCAGCCTATTATGCTCACTACTATCAGCAACAAGCGCAGCCACCACCTGCAGCTCCACCTAGTGCACCACCAGCCACGCAGACCAATGGACAAG GAGATCAGCCAAATCAAGCACCAGCAGGGCAGGTAGATTACACCAAGGCATGGGAAGAGTACTATAAAAAAATGG GTCAACAAGGGCAGCCACAAGATTATTCAAAGGCTTGGGAGGAATATTACAAGAAGCAAG GTCAGGCAGTTCCAGCTCCAGCGGGGGCACCACCAGCAGGTCAGCCTGATTATAGTGCAGCATGGGCCGAATACTATAGACAGCAGGCAGCCTATTATGCCCAGACAAGTCCACAAGGAATGCCGCAACATCCTCCAGCACCCCAG GGCCAATAA
- the FUBP1 gene encoding far upstream element-binding protein 1 isoform X6 yields the protein MADYSTIAAKIGGESGTSVNSNDYGYGGQKRPLEDGDQPEPKKVAPPNNDSFGSQLPPMHQQQRSVMTEEYKVPDGMVGFIIGRGGEQISRIQQESGCKIQIAPDSGGLPERSCMLTGTPESVQSAKRLLDQIVEKGRPTPGFHHGDGPGNAVQELMIPASKAGLVIGKGGETIKQLQERAGVKMVMIQDGPQNTGADKPLRITGDPYKVQQAKEMVLDLIRDQGGFREVRNEYGSRIGGNEGLDVPIPRFAVGIVIGRNGEMIKKIQNDAGVRIQFKPDDGTTPDRIAQITGPPDRCQHAAEIITDLLRSVQAGNPGGPGPGGRGRGRGQGNWNMGPPGGLQEFNFIVPTGKTGLIIGKGGETIKSISQQSGARIELQRNPPPNADPNMKLFTIRGTPQQIDYARQLIEEKIGGPVNPLGPPVPHGPHGVVPGPHGPPGPPPGAPMGPYNPAPYTPGPPGPAPHGPPAPYAPQGWGNAYPHWQPPNPPDPGKPTDPNSAAWAAYYAHYYQQQAQPPPAAPPSAPPATQTNGQGDQPNQAPAGQVDYTKAWEEYYKKMGQQGQPQDYSKAWEEYYKKQGQAVPAPAGAPPAGQPDYSAAWAEYYRQQAAYYAQTSPQGMPQHPPAPQGQ from the exons ATTGCAGCCAAAATTGGAGGTGAATCAGGGACATCGGTGAATTCAAATGATTACGGTTATGGGGGACAGAAAAGGCCTCTTGAAGATGGAG ATCAACCTGAGCCTAAGAAAGTTGCTCCTCCAAATAATGATT CTTTTGGAAGTCAGTTACCACCTATGCATCAGCAACAGAG GTCTGTAATGACAGAAGAATATAAAGTTCCTGATGGCATGGTTGGATTCA TAATTGGTAGAGGAGGAGAACAAATTTCCCGTATACAACAAGAATCTGGATGCAAAATACAGATTGCACCTG ATAGTGGAGGTCTTCCTGAAAGATCTTGCATGTTAACTGGGACTCCAGAATCCGTGCA gtCTGCAAAACGGTTACTTGACCAAATAGTTGAAAAAGGAAGACCCACACCAGGATTCCATCATGGTGATGGTCCAGGAAATGCCGTCCAGGAACTTATGATTCCAGCTAGCAAAGCAGGATTGGTTATTGGGAAAGGTGGAGAAACAATAAAACAGCTTCAG GAGCGAGCTGGAGTTAAGATGGTTATGATTCAAGATGGTCCACAGAACACTGGAGCAGATAAACCTCTGAGGATCACAGGAGATCCTTACAAAGTTCAA CAAGCAAAGGAGATGGTTTTAGACCTAATTCGTGATCAAGGTGGTTTTAGAGAAGTACGCAATGAATATGGGTCAAGAATAGGAGGAAACGAAGGACTAGAT GTCCCAATACCACGATTTGCTGTTGGCATTGTAATTGGAAGAAATGGAGAAATGATTAAAAAGATACAGAACGATGCTGGTGTCAGGATCCAGTTTAAACCAG ATGATGGAACAACTCCAGACAGAATAGCTCAAATTACTGGACCTCCAGATAGATGCCAACATGCAGCAGAAATTATTACAGATCTTCTTCGAAGTGTTCAG gCTGGCAATCCTGGTGGTCCAGGGCCTGGTGGTCGTGGAAGAGGTAGAGGACAAGGAAACTGGAATATGGGGCCTCCTGGTGGACTGCAAGAATTTAATTTTATTGTTCCCACTGGAAAAACTGGATTAATTATTGGAAAAG GTGGTGAAACTATTAAGAGTATCAGCCAACAATCTGGTGCTAGAATTGAACTTCAGAGAAACCCTCCACCAAATGCAGATCCCAACATGAAATTGTTCACTATTCGGGGGACACCACAGCAGATTGATTATGCTCGACAGCTTATAGAAGAGAAGATTGGC GGTCCAGTGAATCCTTTGGGTCCTCCTGTGCCGCATGGTCCTCATGGTGTTGTTCCTGGCCCACATGGGCCTCCTGGGCCTCCTCCTGGTGCCCCCATGGGACCTTACAATCCTGCTCCTTATACTCCTGGCCCTCCTGGTCCAGCACCTCA TGGCCCTCCAGCACCATATGCTCCACAAGGCTGGGGTAATGCTTATCCACACTGGCAGCCACCAAATCCTCCTGATCCAG GTAAGCCAACAGATCCTAATTCAGCAGCATGGGCAGCCTATTATGCTCACTACTATCAGCAACAAGCGCAGCCACCACCTGCAGCTCCACCTAGTGCACCACCAGCCACGCAGACCAATGGACAAG GAGATCAGCCAAATCAAGCACCAGCAGGGCAGGTAGATTACACCAAGGCATGGGAAGAGTACTATAAAAAAATGG GTCAACAAGGGCAGCCACAAGATTATTCAAAGGCTTGGGAGGAATATTACAAGAAGCAAG GTCAGGCAGTTCCAGCTCCAGCGGGGGCACCACCAGCAGGTCAGCCTGATTATAGTGCAGCATGGGCCGAATACTATAGACAGCAGGCAGCCTATTATGCCCAGACAAGTCCACAAGGAATGCCGCAACATCCTCCAGCACCCCAG GGCCAATAA
- the FUBP1 gene encoding far upstream element-binding protein 1 isoform X1, translating to MADYSTVPPPSSGAPGGGGGGGGGVNDAFKDALQRARQIAAKIGGESGTSVNSNDYGYGGQKRPLEDGDGSWTSPSSTTHWEGMPSPFKDQPEPKKVAPPNNDSFGSQLPPMHQQQRSVMTEEYKVPDGMVGFIIGRGGEQISRIQQESGCKIQIAPDSGGLPERSCMLTGTPESVQSAKRLLDQIVEKGRPTPGFHHGDGPGNAVQELMIPASKAGLVIGKGGETIKQLQERAGVKMVMIQDGPQNTGADKPLRITGDPYKVQQAKEMVLDLIRDQGGFREVRNEYGSRIGGNEGLDVPIPRFAVGIVIGRNGEMIKKIQNDAGVRIQFKPDDGTTPDRIAQITGPPDRCQHAAEIITDLLRSVQAGNPGGPGPGGRGRGRGQGNWNMGPPGGLQEFNFIVPTGKTGLIIGKGGETIKSISQQSGARIELQRNPPPNADPNMKLFTIRGTPQQIDYARQLIEEKIGGPVNPLGPPVPHGPHGVVPGPHGPPGPPPGAPMGPYNPAPYTPGPPGPAPHGPPAPYAPQGWGNAYPHWQPPNPPDPGKPTDPNSAAWAAYYAHYYQQQAQPPPAAPPSAPPATQTNGQGDQPNQAPAGQVDYTKAWEEYYKKMGQQGQPQDYSKAWEEYYKKQGQAVPAPAGAPPAGQPDYSAAWAEYYRQQAAYYAQTSPQGMPQHPPAPQGQ from the exons ATTGCAGCCAAAATTGGAGGTGAATCAGGGACATCGGTGAATTCAAATGATTACGGTTATGGGGGACAGAAAAGGCCTCTTGAAGATGGAG ATGGCTCTTGGACAAGTCCGAGCAGTACAACACACTGGGAGGGAATGCCCTCTCCTTTTAAAG ATCAACCTGAGCCTAAGAAAGTTGCTCCTCCAAATAATGATT CTTTTGGAAGTCAGTTACCACCTATGCATCAGCAACAGAG GTCTGTAATGACAGAAGAATATAAAGTTCCTGATGGCATGGTTGGATTCA TAATTGGTAGAGGAGGAGAACAAATTTCCCGTATACAACAAGAATCTGGATGCAAAATACAGATTGCACCTG ATAGTGGAGGTCTTCCTGAAAGATCTTGCATGTTAACTGGGACTCCAGAATCCGTGCA gtCTGCAAAACGGTTACTTGACCAAATAGTTGAAAAAGGAAGACCCACACCAGGATTCCATCATGGTGATGGTCCAGGAAATGCCGTCCAGGAACTTATGATTCCAGCTAGCAAAGCAGGATTGGTTATTGGGAAAGGTGGAGAAACAATAAAACAGCTTCAG GAGCGAGCTGGAGTTAAGATGGTTATGATTCAAGATGGTCCACAGAACACTGGAGCAGATAAACCTCTGAGGATCACAGGAGATCCTTACAAAGTTCAA CAAGCAAAGGAGATGGTTTTAGACCTAATTCGTGATCAAGGTGGTTTTAGAGAAGTACGCAATGAATATGGGTCAAGAATAGGAGGAAACGAAGGACTAGAT GTCCCAATACCACGATTTGCTGTTGGCATTGTAATTGGAAGAAATGGAGAAATGATTAAAAAGATACAGAACGATGCTGGTGTCAGGATCCAGTTTAAACCAG ATGATGGAACAACTCCAGACAGAATAGCTCAAATTACTGGACCTCCAGATAGATGCCAACATGCAGCAGAAATTATTACAGATCTTCTTCGAAGTGTTCAG gCTGGCAATCCTGGTGGTCCAGGGCCTGGTGGTCGTGGAAGAGGTAGAGGACAAGGAAACTGGAATATGGGGCCTCCTGGTGGACTGCAAGAATTTAATTTTATTGTTCCCACTGGAAAAACTGGATTAATTATTGGAAAAG GTGGTGAAACTATTAAGAGTATCAGCCAACAATCTGGTGCTAGAATTGAACTTCAGAGAAACCCTCCACCAAATGCAGATCCCAACATGAAATTGTTCACTATTCGGGGGACACCACAGCAGATTGATTATGCTCGACAGCTTATAGAAGAGAAGATTGGC GGTCCAGTGAATCCTTTGGGTCCTCCTGTGCCGCATGGTCCTCATGGTGTTGTTCCTGGCCCACATGGGCCTCCTGGGCCTCCTCCTGGTGCCCCCATGGGACCTTACAATCCTGCTCCTTATACTCCTGGCCCTCCTGGTCCAGCACCTCA TGGCCCTCCAGCACCATATGCTCCACAAGGCTGGGGTAATGCTTATCCACACTGGCAGCCACCAAATCCTCCTGATCCAG GTAAGCCAACAGATCCTAATTCAGCAGCATGGGCAGCCTATTATGCTCACTACTATCAGCAACAAGCGCAGCCACCACCTGCAGCTCCACCTAGTGCACCACCAGCCACGCAGACCAATGGACAAG GAGATCAGCCAAATCAAGCACCAGCAGGGCAGGTAGATTACACCAAGGCATGGGAAGAGTACTATAAAAAAATGG GTCAACAAGGGCAGCCACAAGATTATTCAAAGGCTTGGGAGGAATATTACAAGAAGCAAG GTCAGGCAGTTCCAGCTCCAGCGGGGGCACCACCAGCAGGTCAGCCTGATTATAGTGCAGCATGGGCCGAATACTATAGACAGCAGGCAGCCTATTATGCCCAGACAAGTCCACAAGGAATGCCGCAACATCCTCCAGCACCCCAG GGCCAATAA
- the FUBP1 gene encoding far upstream element-binding protein 1 isoform X3 translates to MADYSTVPPPSSGAPGGGGGGGGGVNDAFKDALQRARQIAAKIGGESGTSVNSNDYGYGGQKRPLEDGDQPEPKKVAPPNNDSFGSQLPPMHQQQRSVMTEEYKVPDGMVGFIIGRGGEQISRIQQESGCKIQIAPDSGGLPERSCMLTGTPESVQSAKRLLDQIVEKGRPTPGFHHGDGPGNAVQELMIPASKAGLVIGKGGETIKQLQERAGVKMVMIQDGPQNTGADKPLRITGDPYKVQQAKEMVLDLIRDQGGFREVRNEYGSRIGGNEGLDVPIPRFAVGIVIGRNGEMIKKIQNDAGVRIQFKPDDGTTPDRIAQITGPPDRCQHAAEIITDLLRSVQAGNPGGPGPGGRGRGRGQGNWNMGPPGGLQEFNFIVPTGKTGLIIGKGGETIKSISQQSGARIELQRNPPPNADPNMKLFTIRGTPQQIDYARQLIEEKIGGPVNPLGPPVPHGPHGVVPGPHGPPGPPPGAPMGPYNPAPYTPGPPGPAPHGPPAPYAPQGWGNAYPHWQPPNPPDPGKPTDPNSAAWAAYYAHYYQQQAQPPPAAPPSAPPATQTNGQGDQPNQAPAGQVDYTKAWEEYYKKMGQQGQPQDYSKAWEEYYKKQGQAVPAPAGAPPAGQPDYSAAWAEYYRQQAAYYAQTSPQGMPQHPPAPQGQ, encoded by the exons ATTGCAGCCAAAATTGGAGGTGAATCAGGGACATCGGTGAATTCAAATGATTACGGTTATGGGGGACAGAAAAGGCCTCTTGAAGATGGAG ATCAACCTGAGCCTAAGAAAGTTGCTCCTCCAAATAATGATT CTTTTGGAAGTCAGTTACCACCTATGCATCAGCAACAGAG GTCTGTAATGACAGAAGAATATAAAGTTCCTGATGGCATGGTTGGATTCA TAATTGGTAGAGGAGGAGAACAAATTTCCCGTATACAACAAGAATCTGGATGCAAAATACAGATTGCACCTG ATAGTGGAGGTCTTCCTGAAAGATCTTGCATGTTAACTGGGACTCCAGAATCCGTGCA gtCTGCAAAACGGTTACTTGACCAAATAGTTGAAAAAGGAAGACCCACACCAGGATTCCATCATGGTGATGGTCCAGGAAATGCCGTCCAGGAACTTATGATTCCAGCTAGCAAAGCAGGATTGGTTATTGGGAAAGGTGGAGAAACAATAAAACAGCTTCAG GAGCGAGCTGGAGTTAAGATGGTTATGATTCAAGATGGTCCACAGAACACTGGAGCAGATAAACCTCTGAGGATCACAGGAGATCCTTACAAAGTTCAA CAAGCAAAGGAGATGGTTTTAGACCTAATTCGTGATCAAGGTGGTTTTAGAGAAGTACGCAATGAATATGGGTCAAGAATAGGAGGAAACGAAGGACTAGAT GTCCCAATACCACGATTTGCTGTTGGCATTGTAATTGGAAGAAATGGAGAAATGATTAAAAAGATACAGAACGATGCTGGTGTCAGGATCCAGTTTAAACCAG ATGATGGAACAACTCCAGACAGAATAGCTCAAATTACTGGACCTCCAGATAGATGCCAACATGCAGCAGAAATTATTACAGATCTTCTTCGAAGTGTTCAG gCTGGCAATCCTGGTGGTCCAGGGCCTGGTGGTCGTGGAAGAGGTAGAGGACAAGGAAACTGGAATATGGGGCCTCCTGGTGGACTGCAAGAATTTAATTTTATTGTTCCCACTGGAAAAACTGGATTAATTATTGGAAAAG GTGGTGAAACTATTAAGAGTATCAGCCAACAATCTGGTGCTAGAATTGAACTTCAGAGAAACCCTCCACCAAATGCAGATCCCAACATGAAATTGTTCACTATTCGGGGGACACCACAGCAGATTGATTATGCTCGACAGCTTATAGAAGAGAAGATTGGC GGTCCAGTGAATCCTTTGGGTCCTCCTGTGCCGCATGGTCCTCATGGTGTTGTTCCTGGCCCACATGGGCCTCCTGGGCCTCCTCCTGGTGCCCCCATGGGACCTTACAATCCTGCTCCTTATACTCCTGGCCCTCCTGGTCCAGCACCTCA TGGCCCTCCAGCACCATATGCTCCACAAGGCTGGGGTAATGCTTATCCACACTGGCAGCCACCAAATCCTCCTGATCCAG GTAAGCCAACAGATCCTAATTCAGCAGCATGGGCAGCCTATTATGCTCACTACTATCAGCAACAAGCGCAGCCACCACCTGCAGCTCCACCTAGTGCACCACCAGCCACGCAGACCAATGGACAAG GAGATCAGCCAAATCAAGCACCAGCAGGGCAGGTAGATTACACCAAGGCATGGGAAGAGTACTATAAAAAAATGG GTCAACAAGGGCAGCCACAAGATTATTCAAAGGCTTGGGAGGAATATTACAAGAAGCAAG GTCAGGCAGTTCCAGCTCCAGCGGGGGCACCACCAGCAGGTCAGCCTGATTATAGTGCAGCATGGGCCGAATACTATAGACAGCAGGCAGCCTATTATGCCCAGACAAGTCCACAAGGAATGCCGCAACATCCTCCAGCACCCCAG GGCCAATAA